Part of the Capsicum annuum cultivar UCD-10X-F1 chromosome 12, UCD10Xv1.1, whole genome shotgun sequence genome is shown below.
GTTATTAACTCATTTAAAAGTTGATTGGGCTAAATGAGCTGGATCAAAACAGACTGAATAATATATCATAGTCCAATCGATCTAActcttattaaattttaatttccttatttcttgtacttataatttatttaattacatatattttatagaTACTAGTTTTACCGCACGTGTAGCGTTTGATTATTTAAAGCTAAATGATTTTATTTAATgcgaaaatttttaatgaagtgtaaaagtttaaaacacttttcaaagacacacacacacacacacacacacacatatatatatatatatatatatattagtttagcctcacgtgcctcgcacgtgtaacgtttgattatttaaagttaaataattttatttattgcggagatttttaatgaagtataaaaatttaaatcacttttcaaagatttttttcactttaatataacaatgtaaacataaacatattttttagtgtaagcacataaatgtaaacataaataaattacaaggaagagaagattaaaaataaaaggaaaaactaATAAGAATTCTCTTGCGCACTTtgctatttccttttttctttaagtggttgaacttgagattattcttaatttaaattttgtattgggtcttgaatttatttttcaattaaattaatCTCCAAATATTAGTAGGACTctagattaaaaaaaatcaatatgtaCAATTCTACTATCCTAATTAGCAAATTGTAAGGCAATGACATTTTGATAGACAATCAACAGTTGATAATGAATTCTCCATTATTAAAAATTTTCCGTGTTTCACTTTCAGTTTCAAGTCGTCTAATATTTATTACAAgctaacaaataaaaaataataaaattgtttGAAGGTATAGTAAATACTATGTGAAGCATTGATTCACGTGAGACACACGTGCATCGTATGTCTGATAAAACTAGTACaattgaataataaaaaaattgatataataataataacttttgTAAATAATTGATTAAAACTAAACCACAAACATCTGTCAAATCTTTCATGTGAAAATGAATGGTTAAAGATTCAAATTTCAAGAGAAAATCCGAGTTAAGACTATATAATTTGATTTAGATTTTATGTGATAAAGTCAGTTATGACATGCATAAATAAAACTCAATCCTTTATTGGTCTTTttctaccaaaaaaataaatacagattttgttaataaaataattaaaattcaaaaattatgcaTAATACCTTGTACTCGATGCATCaagaattttacttttatttaatcAAAAACAGAAAAGTAAAATCATAATGATTTTTAGATTTAATGGATCTTACCATTTTTTTATACTGGCAGAATGTGAGTTATTTCTTCTATCATTTTCTTTATTACATAGTTATTATCAAATTAGTCTAGACCGTCTGATTAAATGAAAAATTGACTTGTTTAGTTAGCTGGTTACATTAGTAACTAGGTAACCAGTCATCATTTTCTCCTATATATTCCCCACTCTTCTGGTTCATCCTTCTCATTGTATCAATGTTAAAAAAAGTGGTTATGTTTTCCAAAATGAATGAGGAATTAGCCCTTCAAGAAGCTACTTCTACCGGGCTGAAAATAACAGATCATTTGATCAAGTTGTTAGCTAATGAACCAACGGTTCAGTTGGATTGTCGTGAGATAACTGATTTGTTGTTGCAAAGTTGAAGAAGGCTAATTCTATGGTGGGACGGACAGGTCATGCTAGGTTGCGTCGTGCTCCAGTTCAGGCTGTTCAGGCTCAGGCTCAAGCTAAGGTTCAGGTTCATGATTCCCTAACTTCTCCATCTCTTTCTCCGCATGGTCATATGGAGAAAGAAAGAGTGCTTGCACCAGCGCCGCTATTTGTAGTGGCGCATGTGGTGGCGTTAGTACAGACAGGCTTAATGCTTGGGTTCAGGAAGCCAAGATttaatgttgttgttgctgttggtgCTAGTGTTGGTGATATGAAATGGAAGGATGCTTTTGGTAGCATGAAGAATGGGATAAGTTCTTCCTTCCTTTCGTTTGCGACAGGCGAAGGGAGTAGAAGTATCTCGAGTGTTGCTCTTCCGTCTTCTTCCATGTTGTTGCGTCTGATGGTACAAGCTATTTCCACAGGAAAACAACCATCTGCCACCGGGAAAAGATGTCATGAGCAAGAACAATCTAGTGATGGTTCTGGCAAAAAGAGGTTAGTTTTTCTATCTGTCATTGATGCTACACTTTGTTTTCTCTGTCTTTGTTTgacatttatttatatttctaaaaatattagGAATGCTTACAGTAGATTTTTGTGATTGAAACTTTTTATAAATTTCGCTTATGACAGAAGTTTTAGTTATCATATAaccctttttttctttgaaaatctcaAAATGACATGTAGTTGCTAGTTACCAGATGTGTATTGTATAAATTTACTCATGTATAATAGCTTAGAAAATATAAAGGAGATGTGAATCATACTCAGCTAGTTCATATGCTAAACATGACTGCCACACCAACATAGGCACATTTGCAGATTGAAatgtatatttattattaataaatgcagatattttgattttattttttttatgttttttttcaatCAGGAAAGTTTTTCCTAAGAAAGTGATAAGAACTCCGGTGATAAGTTCAAAAATTACTGATATGCCAGAAGATGAGTGTTCATGGAGGAAGTATGGTCAGAAGCCGATTAAGGGTTCACCATACCCACGGTAATTACAATGCACCATCAATCAGAACCATTAATTTTGGTATCACGTGCAATGAACATACCAAACCTaatataaaagttttttttttttttttaattcaaggCTTATTACAAGTTTACCTGTTTTTTCAAATGTCCAGCATAAAAAGCACGTGGAGAAGGCTATGGATGATCCTATGATGTTAATTATGACATATGAAGAGGAGCATCGTCATACACAAGTCGCGATGTAAGAGTACAATTCTCAAATGATGGCTTTTGGCTCAGCAGAAGAGAAGTAGTGAATTGAAAGTGGATGGggcggggagggggggggggggggggacaagAAAGAGGTTATTGGAATGATAAGCATTGTTTAGTTTCAACTCGTTCGAGtaaccaagaaagtgaaaaaatagaAGCTCTCAGGGAAgagttagaaaaagaaaaggggGGAAATTGTAGTTGAAATAGTTATGAGGTTTGGAGTAAAGAGTTGCATTTGTGGCATTGAACCTATTactctcttattttgtattcCCATGTGCAAAAAGGTTTTAGTAAGTGTTTGAATATGTATTTGATGATACTCTATTAGGAAagatatttataaattaaaataatatctaaatataTAAATAGCTTTAATATTATAGTTTTAcatagaaaaaaaagtaaaacgcTTTTTTTATTTGATcgtcaaattaaattaaaaaggtttctattatttttttttccttttcaaacaCTTTCGAATTGATCATCTTGCTACAACAAAATAAGCTTCGCAGTGAATCAAGTAGAAATTATGTCCAAAAGAATCCTAAGTTTGCTTACAAATTTTGGCTTAACAATGTTTCAGAGATTTGTCATGTAGTATTATGTTGTCTTCTTCCAAGAGACTAGTCCTTATTTTTAAaacggaaaaggctcaaaaatactcttaaactatctgaaatagctcaaaaatgctccTAGTTAggtttttggctcaaaaatacccctcggTTAAATAtgtggctcaaaaatacccctccctctaacggaatttgaaaaaggatcaaaaatacccctttgttaaatatttggctcaaaaatacccctccccttaatgaaattaaattatttcaattgaattaaaccctaactttaactttttaaccctaatactttaatatttttacataaaagtatttttttaattttaaatataagataatgaaaaaaaaagtatttgaattataatataaattggttgaatttgatttgaaaaataaacatacatttattctaaaaaggtattttcactttacatctttttaatctttaaNNNNNNNNNNNNNNNNNNNNNNNNNNNNNNNNNNNNNNNNNNNNNNNNNNNNNNNNNNNNNNNNNNNNNNNNNNNNNNNNNNNNNNNNNNNNNNNNNNNNtctttaaagattaaaaagatgtaaagtgaaaatacctttttagaataaatgtatgtttattctaaaaaggtattttcactttacatctttttaatctttaaagaaattaatgaaatataaattaacaaaattaactaaatataaattttcacttaaagaaattaacgaaatagaaattaaatgatgaaatttatataaattaacgaaataatcaaaataatttaatttcgttaaatacccctctgttaaatatttggctcaaaaatacccctcccttaatgaaattaaattattttgattgaattaaaacctaactttaactttttaaccctaaaactttaattttttttacataaaagtattttttttaattttaaaaataagataatgaaaaaaagtatttgaattataatataaattggttgaatttgatttggaaaataaacatacatttattctaaaaaggtattttcactttacatctttttaatctttaaagaaattaacgaaatataaattaacgaaattaacgaaatataaattttcacttaaagaaattaacgaaatataaattaaatgatgaactttatataaataaatgaaataatttaatttcattaatggaggggtatttttgagccaaatatttaatagaggggtatttttgacccctttcagatagttcaggggtatttttgatccttttccgaattccgttagagggagagatattttttagctaaatatttaacggaggggtatttttgagccaaaaatctaacgaagggcatttttgagctattttgaatagttcaggggtatttttaagCCTTTTCCgtttttaaaataaagtatgtTTGATTAGGAAGTCAAAATGATTGTGCAATGTATGAGTTAGGTATATGGATTCCATCCAATTCTTTATCACTTCCTCCATCTATTTTTacctttcattttattttatttgtcataATTTGATCGGATGCAgaattaagaaataaaaagacatttaataatatttatcaaattattcttattataaaatatactaaCACTATCTTTAATTAAGTGAACCAATAACGATAAAAGTGAAATTGTGTCCTTAAATGGTTACAAAATACAGAAAGGTGATATTCTATTCAAAGCAGATTAAAAAACAAGACGATACATAAAATGCAACAGAGAGAGTATTAACTTTGACGCACTTCTTACAATGTAAACAATAAATGTAGTTTTATTATATCGCTCTTTTAATATGTTAAATTCAATGCTTTAAAGATATATTCAATAATAACTATAATTAATAACTAAGAGTAAAATGGACACAAACAAATAAattctacattatttttttaaactgaATAAATATTGTTAGATAcctattcttaaaaacatgaacaagtaaaaataaacaaGAGAATATTATGTTCTCCATCCAATTTAATTATAGTTCTAACTTTTCTTATGCTTATTAGAGGTTTTGAGAATTGAATTTTTAATATTAAGAATATAATTAAAagttattatatattttagtcttgaatttttaagataataaagtaaaattttttaagttaaaagGACAGTTAAAAATGAaacattgttattattgttgttattgttattcgatggccttttttatttttcatttttatctgtCTTATGTctcgattaatttaaattaacACTGTATAAAACCTATTAAAGGAGGAAACACTATCTGTCTTGTGTctcgattaatttaaattaacACTATATAAAACCTATTAAAGGAGGAAACACTCTTTGTTAAGAACTTTTTCattcttaaaatttgaattcatattCAAGTCCTTTGAGTAAGAGAGGAAAAAATCTATTTATTTGCTAGGAGTATCAAGTGGGTGAGTTGGGCCAAATAGGACTGCATCAAATGGACTGGATTAATAAATGAAACCGGTCATTAACCCATTTAAAGCTATATGAGGCTAATAGTCCAAATTTATAAATGGTCTGAATCATTAACTCCTTTAAAAGTAATGGTCTACAttaataaatctaaaaattagacaaatacacaacttatgttttcaatattacaaaaaatctcaactctctaaacatattacaaaaatcccaacatatacacagaatgttatgtatatgttggctatgttatgtatattaatagggagagagaataaaataattaaaaaagtgggagagagtataattacttccaaaagggttggtatttatgctatttatacttattattaacTCATTTTAAGAGTTACTTGGGCCAAAATAACTGAGTTAATAAATAGATAGAATGATTAACACACTTATAGAAGTTAGTACATGCGCTAAACAGTTCAACTTAATAAATGGACTGGATTggttattaactcattaaaagtTACTTGAGCTGAATGGGCTAGGTTAACAAATGGATCGGATGATTAACACCCTTATAGAAGTTATGTGTGCTAAATAGTATGAGTTAATAAATGAGTTAAATTAGTTATTAGCTAATTTAACAGTTAAATAGGTTGAACGGGCTAGATTAATAAATGGATCAGATGATTAACACACTTATAGAAGTTACATGCGCTAAACAATCTGAGTTAATAATGGGTCGAATTGGTAACTCATTTAAAAGTTACTTGGACTGAATGAGTTGGGTAAATAAATGGATGAAAAGACAAACACAATTATAGAATTTACATGCACTAAATAGTCGAGTTAAATGAATCCGATTAGTTATTAACTCATTTAAAAGTTGATTGGGTTGAATGAGCAGGATCAAAATAGACTGAATAATATATCATAGTTCAATTCGCCTAActcttattaaattttaattttcttatgtgTTGtacttataattaatttaattacatatgTTTTATAGATACTAGTTTTGCCTCACGTGCCTCacacgtgtaatgtttgattatttaaagataaataattctatttattgtggagatttttaatgaagtgtaaaagtttaaatctcttttcaaagacatatatatatatatatatatactagtttagccgCACGTGCCTCACACGTGGAACGTTTGATTACTTAAAgttaaatgattttatttattgcagagatttttaatgaagtgtaaaaatttaaatcaattttcaaagatttttcacattttaatataataatgtaaacataaacataatttttgggtgaaaatcattttcaccccccaactttgattaaaaaatcaaactcccccctcAACATTGAACAATGATCATACTCCCCTTTTATCCCATGCAATGTCCATTTTGTCCTTAtaattttaatcttatatttatgtaataacTTTTTACATTATGTgcaatgaatatttttttaacatggatatttgtagcaccattttatttaagtttattaactttataagcaaattaatactttttataaatttatcacaaaattcaatgttattttctaagatcattattttagtattatatgtattaaagagtcgtttggtgtgaggtataattataataattcagagataaagttcatgattatttatcttgcatttaattagatgtattaggtagtctcaaaattattcgtcgcaccatttataccacagtgatgagataagttgtcacacatacatgttagtacaacttattttgtaataactaatcccggaataacttatttccaaacaacccacccctaagtgtgtgtatatatatatatgtatgtacatgcatgtgcgtatattttcgtgttttatcactctcttactaaattcatttcgtattacttaactttttgttgatataacacaatccttaagaaaattttactaagaggtatattttgataaattaaccttattaaagataatttgaaactttaaattgtctatactgttactttatatagttatttaacactaaagaagaagaaaaacataaacaattctcttgatttcataaattgagcagataaattaaaacatctatttttagtatgaggatcaagtaataagaaacgatattatttattttctatatcagtaaataaattgtgattgtcattaatagagtattacatattttataatttatataaataaatataatctttaaaatttgaacttattttattcgagaaaaacatctagttCCCCAatctatgaccaaatttgctacggcACACGTCAACTTcatgggggtcctattaccccttaaactaaattttagcgtatttttgtgaattttttaagctaacgtgataccttttgtcaatcattttagatggcgtgacacctttgatgtgagctccattttatgtaataaaggtgtcacattagcacaaaaaaataaaaaaaatatgttaaatttgagttcaggggataataggacccctgtgaagttggagtctACCGTAACAACTTTGATCATAATTCGGGGTGGTACTAGAGGCTTAgctctttcatttattgtttgtattttctgcattgaaatatgtttataaaattagtattacttattattttcacttgtaaaataaatattatagttttgattattattaataaaactaattttcttattatgctaattacttcataaagatcatcattagcttatatacttaattagtatttcttaccttttttcctagaagataatgtttatatttttatgaaaattttgttatatgaataatgtttatgtttttatgaaaattttgttatatgaatttttttttaaatgaaaatacgatgattttaaagaagttacaaaaaaaagaataaaaaaattgatgataaagggtaaaataggaattttaaaaagtcaattaggataaagagggagtatgattattgttcaaagttgaggggagagtttgatttttaagacaaattggggaggaaaaatgattttgaccccatactttttagtgtaagcacataaatgtaaacataaatatttattaggagttctttttggaaattattaaagtataattaaaaataaattacaaggaagagaagattaaaaaaaaaaaaaaaagaaggaaaaactaaTAAGAATTCTCTTGCGCACTtggttatttcctttttttagtgGTTGAACTTCAGATTATTCTTGATTTAAATTTTGTATAGGGtcttgaatttatttttcaattaaagtaaTCTCTAAATGTTAGTAGGACtctagataaaaaaaatactaatgtGTACAATTCTACTATCCTAATTAGCAAATTGTAAGACAATGTCAATGAAATTCTgaatgtttttcttttctttcttcatagaAGCATTCTATTAGGACTTTTATTGGGATTCTTAGGTCATACGTTTTCATAGACATAATTAACAGTTGATAATGAATTCtccattatttaaaaattttcgtGTTTCACTTTCAATTTCAAGTAGTCTAATATTTATTACAggcaaaaaaatgaaaaacaatagAACTATTTGAAGGTATAGTAAATAGTGTGTAAAGCATTGATTGACATGAGACACACGTACATCGCACGTCCGGTAAAACTAGTACAATTGAATAATCAAAAAactgatataataataataataataataataataataataataataataataataataactttttgtaaataattgattaaaaccaaaccacaAACATCTATTAAATCTTTCATGTGAAAATGAATGGTTAAAGATTCAAATTTCAAGAGAAAATTGAGTCAAAGACTATAATTTGATTTAGATTTTATGTGATAAAATCAATTGTGACATGCATAAATAAAACTCAATCCTCTATTTGTCTTTTtctaccaaaaaataaatatagattttcttcacaaagtaattaaaaattcaaaatttatgcaTAATACCTCGTACTCTATGCATcaagaattttactttatttaatcaaaacagaaaagtaaaatcataatgattttatatttaatgAATCTTACCATTATTTATATCGGCAAAATGTGAGttatttcttttgtcattttctttattgCATAGTTATTATCAAATTAGTCTGAAC
Proteins encoded:
- the LOC107848850 gene encoding probable WRKY transcription factor 11; the encoded protein is MVGRTGHARLRRAPVQAVQAQAQAKVQVHDSLTSPSLSPHGHMEKERVLAPAPLFVVAHVVALVQTGLMLGFRKPRFNVVVAVGASVGDMKWKDAFGSMKNGISSSFLSFATGEGSRSISSVALPSSSMLLRLMVQAISTGKQPSATGKRCHEQEQSSDGSGKKRKVFPKKVIRTPVISSKITDMPEDECSWRKYGQKPIKGSPYPRLITSLPVFSNVQHKKHVEKAMDDPMMLIMTYEEEHRHTQVAM